CAACGGCTTCTGCAGCCCACAAATCTTTGTAAGGTTTGGTATAACTTATCATGCTCAGAACGGCTCTACTTCCATTCCAGGCAACAAAGATATCATCATCAATATCTACATAAGAATAGTTCTTTTTCTTGAAAACTTCCTGTCCCTTTTTCTTCATAGAATTGACAAAATCCTGGAATTTCTCGTTATTATCAATGATAAAATGAGTATTGTAAGTCTTAATAGAATCATTAAAACTTGCATAGTGATACTGAACAGCATCGTATTTGATTCCTGTTTTGGAATAATCTGTCCATGAAGGTTTTTCTTTACTCTTCTTGCTCAGTTCATGCAGCAAAGGATTCAGTTTATCCCAGTTTATTTTATTATTAAGCTGTTTTCCATTGACTTCCATATAAAATACAGCATCAGACGGAATTTTCATGCTGTTTTGAGCAAAAATCAATGTAAAGCCAAAAAGTATGAAAATAATTTTTTGCGTTTTTAATAAGATAGATTTCATGACTATAGTTTAGAAATTTATTGAAAAAGAATTGTGTTTTGTATTTGTTTTTTCTGAAGAATCAAATCCAGGATATCAGCATCCAGTTTAAGTGCTTTTTTGTTAGGAGAAAGCACATAAGTATTGTTTGTTTGTGATTTCACGGCATTTTCGAATTGCATGATGGAAGTGTATCGCGCATCATTAAAAACTTCTTTATCTGCCTTACTCATCTTATCATAATCTTCTTTGAAGGTATTGACTTTATTTCTTGTCAATGTCTTTTTCTCAAGATTCTGGCTGTAGACTTGTGTTGGAATCATTTTGCCCAATATTTTCTGAGCTTTTAGTTTTTCCAGCCCTGCATTGATGTTTTCAATTTTTTTGAAATTACAGCTCAGTTTGATGATATAATTATCAAAATCCAGGGACGTTTTTACATTGCTGATTCCCGGAGTTCCTTTAAAAATCTTAGCCGCTTCATTGATTTTGTTTTCAATTTCAGCTTTTTTGGGAACTTTTTTCCCATTGATGGTTTCCATCTTGGAGATTGAAGCTAATCTTGTCTTGCTCTTGCTGGCATTAAGAATGATGGTGTATTCTCCTGTACCATCTGCTTTTACATTCACTTTATCAAGAATATCAAAACAACTTGTCAGGAATAGCAAGGGGAAAAATAGAAGAAATAATTTAAGGAAATTTTTCATGATTGGTTTAAAACCACAAAATTACTTAATTCTGGCCTTAAATCCTTACAATCTTTATTTTTTTGAGCATAAATAGCTGTTTTCCGGTACTTTTTAAGACCGGAAACTCTACTACTTTTTATTTTTAAATACGTCCTTTCAAATAATCCTGGCGAAGATCCTCGTCCAGTTTTTCGATAGCATAGCGCAGACAGGTTCTTGGCATTTCTTTATAGAACTCATTCAGATAGCCAATGAGTTCCTGTTCATTTTTATTTCCCATTTCCCGCAACAGCCAGCCATTGGCTTTGTGCATCAGATCATGGGGATGCTTTAGATTTCTTGTAACAAATTCTTTGGTGAGGTCAAAAGATCCCTTTTTAATGTAATGCATGGTTCCCACAACCGCAATTCTCTTATGCCACATCTCATCCGCCTTAGAAAGATCTCTCAATAGGATTTCTTTCTTATTTTCATAAGCATATCTGCCAAGAATCTTATAACAGCTGGAATCTACCAGATCCCAATTATTAACATACTGAAGATGTTTAAGATAAAACTCCACGATTTCATCTTTTACGACTATGTCTTTTGCCTTTTCAAACTTTGAAATCAGCATAAAAAGAGCTGTTAACCGGTGTTCATGATATGCTGAAGAAAGTACTTCACTCAATTCTTTCAAACTGATTTTTGAGTAATATTCTTTAGCAACAGTTCTCTGATCAGGAACTTTTACCCCTAAAAACAGATCTCCCTCACCGTATTCTCCCTTTCCTGTTTTGAAAAATCTTGGAAAGAATTCAGCTTTTTCAGGAATGGATAAAACTGCAAGAGCCACCTGTATTTCTTTAACAATACCCGTATGCATGGATCATCTAATTTTAAAAACTAAGCATTCTTCTCTAAAACACTATTTTCCTGCTCCTCTTCTTCTTTTACAATCTGTTTAGGATTGGCAACCTTCGCTATGGTAAGCCCCTGAACAATAATAGAAAATACCACTACACAATACGTAATACTTAAGATTGTCTCACTATATTCACTTTTAGGAATAGACATCGCCAATGCAATGGAAACACCACCACGAATTCCTCCCCAAACTAAAACTTTTACCGTTTGTGGGCTAAAACTCCTTCTCAGAGAAGTAAACTTCGTAGGTCCCCAGATGGAAATAAACCTTGCAAACAGAACTACAAAAATGGCCAATAAGCCTGGGATCATGAAGTGTTTCAAATCTTTAATCATTAGAAGTTCAAATCCAATGAATAAGAATAATACTGCATTCAGAATTTCATCAATAAGCTCCCAAAATTTGATTAAGTAATCCTGAGTAACAGATTTCATTTTAAAGTTCCTATTAAAGTTCCCCATAAATAACCCTGCAGCTACCATCGTTAATGGTCCTGAAATATGCATCTGTCTTGCAATAAGATAACCTCCCATCACAACAGAAAGTGTTACCAGTACGGAAATAATATAATCATCCACTTCACGCATTAATCTGGAAGTAACCCATCCTAATAAAACACCCAATAAAAGACCACCACCGGCTTCATGAAGCAATAGCAGTCCAATACTTTCTACTCCAAGATCTACTTCTTTACCAACAGCAAGCTGTAATACAACTGTAAAGACCACAACGGCCATACCATCATTGAAAAGAGATTCACCGGCAACCTTTGTTTCCAGCGATTTGGAAACTTTCGCCTGTTTCAGTACACTCAGAACTGCCACCGGATCGGTAGGTGAAATCAGTGCTCCAAAAACAAGACAGTAGATAAATGGAAGCTGAATACCTACATATGGGAGTAAATAGAACATCCCAAAACCTACTACAAATGTAGAAATCACAACGCCTACAGTAGAAAATATCAGTACAGGCCTGAATTGTTCTTTAAGATCGTTGATATTAATGTGAATTCCTCCTGCAAAAAGAAGAAAATTAAGCATCGCTCCCATCAGAACCTCCGTAAAGTCGATGCTGTTCATCAGATTATGAAGATGTCCAAAAGTTCTTGGAAGTATCGTTTCTCCAAATAATACCAGAAAAATGGAAACCACAATGGCAATTACCATAATCCCGATGGTACTCGGAAGTTTTAAGAATCTGTAATTAAGATAGGCAAATATGGATGCTAATACGATTAATGCTGAAAATGAATAATATAATTCCACTCAGTGTTCTTTTTAAAATTAATTT
This Chryseobacterium sp. G0162 DNA region includes the following protein-coding sequences:
- a CDS encoding cation:proton antiporter produces the protein MELYYSFSALIVLASIFAYLNYRFLKLPSTIGIMVIAIVVSIFLVLFGETILPRTFGHLHNLMNSIDFTEVLMGAMLNFLLFAGGIHININDLKEQFRPVLIFSTVGVVISTFVVGFGMFYLLPYVGIQLPFIYCLVFGALISPTDPVAVLSVLKQAKVSKSLETKVAGESLFNDGMAVVVFTVVLQLAVGKEVDLGVESIGLLLLHEAGGGLLLGVLLGWVTSRLMREVDDYIISVLVTLSVVMGGYLIARQMHISGPLTMVAAGLFMGNFNRNFKMKSVTQDYLIKFWELIDEILNAVLFLFIGFELLMIKDLKHFMIPGLLAIFVVLFARFISIWGPTKFTSLRRSFSPQTVKVLVWGGIRGGVSIALAMSIPKSEYSETILSITYCVVVFSIIVQGLTIAKVANPKQIVKEEEEQENSVLEKNA
- a CDS encoding DNA alkylation repair protein — encoded protein: MHTGIVKEIQVALAVLSIPEKAEFFPRFFKTGKGEYGEGDLFLGVKVPDQRTVAKEYYSKISLKELSEVLSSAYHEHRLTALFMLISKFEKAKDIVVKDEIVEFYLKHLQYVNNWDLVDSSCYKILGRYAYENKKEILLRDLSKADEMWHKRIAVVGTMHYIKKGSFDLTKEFVTRNLKHPHDLMHKANGWLLREMGNKNEQELIGYLNEFYKEMPRTCLRYAIEKLDEDLRQDYLKGRI